AGTCTGCTGTTTCCTCTGCTCGTAGCTACGCGCTAGAACCTTGACCACCTTGGACCAATCGTTATGCAGGTCGTAGGCCATAACCACCTCTCTCTGATAGAAAATTCACTACTGATCACACGAGAAGAAGGAAGTACTCGCGGACCGTTGAGAGTATTGTATACTACAAATATGTGCTTTTCCTTCCCCCAAACTGCCCTGTAGGTGATTGGTGGACAACGACTAAGCCCGAAAAAATTCTTACGCGAAAAGTACGAGATTCTTGGCTACTTCGATCCCGGAATCGACGGGTTCCCTCCAGTGCACTCCAGCGCGTAGGGCCAACGTACGCTTGGTACCTTCCAAGAACTCTTCACGCATCGGAAGGCTCTTCTAGAATCGGGAGGCTCAGAACTCCGAGACGAAGGCACATATGCCAGAAGGAGTAGAACAATGAGGTTCTCATTTCATCATCAGCAATCAGTCCGTGCATGAGGTTGTTTCTCAGTTTTGCTCCATGAGGGCTAAGGAAATAGTAGTTCAACTCGAACCACAGTCCATCGTTCAACATCTCCTTCATCATAGGGTCGGACAGCATTGTCTCCATGCTCAACTGTATGTCTGTTCTGTCCTGTTGACGACGGATAGTATCGTCTCCTGAAGCTTGTAGCAACCATCGTAGCCAATGTTCAATTTGGGGCACGAGGATATGGGTGGCTTCACATATCTCTCCCTTGAATCCGAGATACATTCCCTTCGCCCAACTTTCAGTTCTTCCGTGCGGCACCAGCGCAGCCCGCGACATCAGACGACGACAGAAGTCAAGGGAAATGTTGTGTTCCTTCTGCAAGACCTCCAGTCCCGGTACGATACATCCTGACGCGGAAATCCCCAGAGTAAGACCAAAATGCCGGACCGTTTCTGTTTCGATTGCGCGAACGTAGGATTCCGGGTCGTTAACGTTCAGACCATCACGTTTTGCAACCACTCTACCGTCCGCTGAATAGCTCATACCACCCATGATGTGTCTCAAAGGATGTTTCTGAACCAGTTCCTCGGCGAATTCACGAGTTGCGTCGACATTCGTTCTGTAGCACATTCTCGCATACTCGAACAATGCTGGGTCCAGCGATTGACCTTGAATTCGAGATTCCGTCGTACGAACCATCTCGGCAATATCCATGGGTTCAGAACTGATTGTACCCATTGATCTTATGACCTCAATCCCGATTGTACCAAGGTCTTTTCTGAGGTCAGCGATCCGGCCTTCGATGTTGTGCTCACGCCGATATGATCTGGGTAGTCCAGTGTATTCCGCAAGAGCGGCACGAACAAGGTAGTCACTGACCATTGCCTTGTCACACTGCGTACTTTGTAGCTCTTCTTCTTGAAGAAAGGAGTCTGCAATTCTATGGGTGAGTTGGTTCTCTTTCGCGTGCTGTTGCTGTCCACGGTACTGCTCTCTGATAGACTTCCAACACTCCCGTGCAAGAATGAAGTCCTTGCTGTCGAGGGCCCTATCTCCTAGAACAATCAGTAGGTCGAGTACCTCCTCCCTCTGCTCGACAACCTCCAAGTAACCAGAGAACAACTGGAATAAGTCTAGCTTATCCGTGACGTTGTCGGTAGAGTCTTCGAGGAATCTGGCCACCAGTTCATCAATCATCCTTCTCCACGCTGTTCGGTCAAAGGCCCGAGCAATCAACAAGGCTCTTCTCTTGAGTTCAACGGCCTCAAAGCTGTGTCGTATTTCTGTATCCGATATAAATACATACGACTCCATGGCCATCAATGCCAATTCTTTCCTACGTCGTTGTCGAACCCACAGTGTGTCAGCTACTCTCGCTTTCAGCCAATGATTATCTATCTCCGGTAATAGTACCTCCAACGCTTGAAGTTCTTCCTCAGAGAGGTCATCGGGAATCATGGTTCTACCGTTCGGACCTGACAGCATCGGTCCAAATGGGTCAGCTAGGGATTCCGTTTTGATGTACATGGTACAAAGGGCGGCCAAGAGCTTCAGAGAATGATGTTCGTCCTCTGCCCCTGCTTCTTTCCGCCGTTCCGCAAGACTGTCAAAGGCAGATGCAAAGTCGTGGTACGACTCGATCTCTATGCCATTGATAGCCTCGCGCCATGGGGCTACACGTAAGTCCATACGACCGTTTTCTCAAACGGGATATTTGTTTGGAGATTGCCAGCAAGAAGTGAACCTAACGACAATGGTCAGGACTATTGCATCGCACGATCAATTCTTCGGTGGGCGTAGGAAACCATGGCAAACAAATCCAGAGCATCTTCCTCTGACATCTGCCAAACGATCTGTGGAGCGTGTGCAGTCGGATTCCGGAAGGTACCGAACATACCTTTGAGGAGATTCATGAATCCTTTCTGTTCGCCTACATCGGTCTCGGAGACAAGATTGTTGATCCGAAGTAGGGGAGAGGTTCCTCCGAACACAGCGTCAATGAGAGACGCTCCGTCGCCCGTCGCTACACTTCGTACTCGAATCTTCTCCGCAACACTCTTGGTTGCCTCCAGAACAGCGTGGAAATGATTGTTGTGGTTCAGGAGAACACTACAATACCTGATTGCATCTTGGTGTGTACCTCTGGCTTCAAGCTTGGTCCGTAGTCTCTCAACCCTTTCTTCAGCCTCGGTCAAAGTCTTGGCAGCAACACCCCTACCGAACTGACCGTCTTCGCGAAATTTCAATCCGTGGAAAGCAAGAATCTGGTTCAGCTTTTCACGACGTTCCTCGAACAGTTCCTTCTTTCCCACGTACCGGGCAGGTGCCATTCCCTTGCTAATGAAACTGAGAACACAGTTTCCTTTCTGATCCCGGTATTGCATGCCTACAAGAGCATTGTAGAGCCACTTCCATTTCGTCATCGTAGGATTAGGGTCTGGAATATGTGTGTCTTGGAGAAGGTGCCCGATTTCGCTACCAGAAAGCCCTTCTGAAGTATCGGCAATGATCTTGCAGATGGATTCCAGTTCGGCTGCCGTAAAGGCATGGGTATCGTTGTTGCTCATAGGTGGGTACGGGTTAGGATGACATGAGTAAGACGGTATCAGCCGGAAGCTTGCCGCGAAAGGAATAACAAAGAGCGATTCCAATCGCACCAGTATCCAACTCAACCAAGGCCGTAGTATTTAGCGATCAAGGATGCTAGAAGCGATCCTGCCGTGTTCGCAGCAATACTCCACGTACCACTGGCCGATAACATCAGCATCCTGCCGATCCAACCTTGAACGCGAGGTCCTAACTCCGTTGATGCTTGCGGTGAAGGTGGGTCAGCTTGGATGGCTACGCGTAGGTTTTCAATATCGTGCTCACTGACATTCTGCTCTCGAAGGCAAGTGGCCAACGCATCGAAACGTTGGACATTCAATGTATTCGTTTGGCTGATCGTGCCATGGTTTGTACCGAACACGCCCTGTGCATTTTGGATATGGTAGTTGTTTGTAACCGGAGCTTGTAGTTCGGGGTATGGTTCTGTCTTCATGTGCGTATTCCTTTCGACATCAAGAGCCCAGCTAAGTACACGGGAGCGCAACTGTTCCAGTAGATGCTTGATCTGGAGTGAGCGAATCATTCGCGCGAGACGTACTGGCTCGCCAGCGACATACATGCCTTCTCTTCGTAGTACGCGATTTACCTCATCCGGAACTGGGAAAACTAGGTCTTGATCCTTGTTGCTACTTTCAGACAATGCAATTGCCGAAGTGGATACGTTAACTGATCTCAAACTGTGATTGAAGTTGGGATCGTCGAAGGTCAATACCGCTGGAGCCCAACCGAAAGGGCTATTATCACCAACAAGTTCAGCATAGACTCTACGATATTCGGGAAGATCGGATACATCGAATCCATCGGGATAACCCTTCAACTCGTATGAAATCCACATGTTGCTTTCTTCGGTCTTAAGCCCCATTGCTAGGGTCCAAGCCATCCTGAGAAGCTCAGGGAGTGGCGTGGTATCTGAAGTTGCTGCTTCCACCAATCGTTGGATTTTACTCATGAGGATTGTACCCCTTCATACCGAACTCTTCCATGCCATTTTTTTGGAATCGAAAATTTTAGCTGCCACTTACGGACGAGTCATATGCTGCATTATCAGAGATGCTAGTAGTGACCCGACAGCATTCGTTGCCACGTTCCACGTACCTTCAGCAGCGTACTTGACCATTCGATCAATCCAACCCAGCACTTGCGGTCCTAAATCGGTTGATGCAGATTGAAGAGGTGGGTCGGATTGGATAGCTTCTCGAAGATTTTCAATTTCATCCTCAGGGACGTCGTACTCTCGGAGAGAAGTAGCCAAGGTATTGAAGCGTTGCGAACTCAAGGTGTTCGTTTGATTAATCGTACCGTAATTTGTACCAAAGATACCTTGCGCCTGTTGTATATGGTAGTGATGGTTGGTGGCTGGAGAGGGGTGATCAGTAGGTGCCATAGTTTGCTTCGCAATACGTTTTTCAACATCAACAGACCAAGCAAGTACCCTTACACGTATCTGCTCAAGAAGCGCAGGCATATGCCTTGATGAGAATCTCCGAGCCAAGTTGACAGGTAACGACGTTCCGAAATCGCCTTTGCGCCTAGCTTGCCCCGGAATTGGGAATATGAGGTCCATGTTTTTGATGCTCAAATCCTGAAGATGAATTACGGACGTTGGGAGACATAATAAGGCCGGTTGTTCACGCAAACCGTTGATCAAAGAGGTTGGCGAAATTGGTTTCCAGCCCCACTTGTCACTCCCTTCAACAAGTTCAACATAAACGATTCGGTATGGCGGATAGTCAGGAGCCGTAAGTTCAGATGGATACCCACGAAATTCGTACTCAATCCATTGGTCTTCCAAGTTCGAGCGAGATGCAATAACCCATGCTTTTCGAAGCAACTCTGGCAGTAAGATGGAATCTGATGTTGCAGCATCCTGAAGGTCGTGTATCTGACGTATCGTAGCGTCCATGGGGCTTCCGATTGTGTGTGTTCTACCAATTGCAACTTCGCACACCTTACTGGAGCAGATTCAGAGTTGGTATATCCGTTGACAACATCACCTTCTCGTGCTCAGATCAGTACCTACTCGACCTCTTGTTCTGGTTTGATCCGTGAGCGGTCGAAACCTTGCTGAAATTCTTCGAGAAGGCCCTTTGAAATTGTGACTTCGTGTTGATTACCATCAGAAAACCCAGCCCAGACATACACCTTCTTTGGACGTAATTCCAATGTTTCCATCTGATCGCCAAACCATTGATTCCCTCGGGTGTTGACGTACCAAGTGGCATCTTCTCCAGAAGAAAGAACACAGGGTAGAGGGGACTGCTGAACCTCACGGTCAGGGTCAATCTTCTGCCAATGCAAGACTTTGCTACGTCTGGGTTCAAAACGCCAACCAACGCTTGTGACCTTGACCACTCGATCGCCTGTATTCACGATGTGGATTCTAATAAACCTTGAAGTTCCGGGTAAGAGATGGGCGACATCAGCCCACAACTTCCCTCGGAACTTGGTGGCACGTCTCGTTAACCAAAGGCTGTAGCCAACCGCGGCGAGTGTGCCGAAGGCAGCAACTACCGTTCCTATTACGTTCACCACGGACCAACAGTCCCGCGATAACCCAAAGATGTATGGGTCTGGTTGTTCCATGCGTGAGACTACAAGGACGTTTAGAGTACTTCGCCAATCCGTTGGAAGAGCTTCTCAAAGGAAGCGAGTGTCTCCGGTCCTATGGCGTCGATCGTGAGCAACGGCAGTGTAGCTTGTGCCACTCGGTAATGGTTGAATCCGCCATCCTTTAAGAGAACGATCTTCTTGTCCTTGAGCCACCGATTGATCCGCTCAACAATTCGGGGATGCTCTCCCAATTCTTCCAAGGTCAGGGTGTTGCCGCCAAGCTTATCGGCATACGTGTTGTTGAAGGCTTGTATGTAGATAGACGTTGGAAGTAGGTCTTCCACATCAGCTTCTTGCGAAGTTGGTTCACAGAACATGGAAAAATCAAGAACGCGTTTCCGTTCAATCAGTTTCTGCCGAACGAGGTCCTCAAGTTTCTGAGGTGGGGTAGCCGCACGATCATGAAGCACAACGAGCTTCAACTTGTTCGACCCAAGAAGGGCTACGAACGTGGCAAGTTTATCGAGTCCACCGACAGGTACGAGAATAGCATCACCAAGGCCCTGTTTATTACTTGCTTCGAGAAGGGTATTAAGGTGGTTCAAAATGATCAAGTCGGCCGGACCTTCAACAAGAACATTCTTCTTTGCGATAAACAGGTTCTGAGCGATGGAGTATCCCAAAGCTGCCTGCAAAGGGAAGATGCTCTCATCGGAAGAACCCGCTAGTTCCTTGCTAACCACCGTTCCATCTTTGACACGATCCTCTACCACACGTACTTCATCAAGCCGTGAAGAATCTACCATGAAAGGGGAGTGCGTTGTATAGATGATCTGGTGTTCGGTTGATAGCTCACGGATGTAGGCCAGAAAATCCGCCTGAGCCAAGGCATGAAGGTTCAGCCCCGGTTCATCGAGTAGGAGCATCAGAGACTTCGTTGTTCCTGCCCTTGACTGAATGGAGTCGAACCACACCAAAAAGCTGAAGAACCATATGAAACCCTTGCTCCGCTGACTGAAGGGTACCGTTACGCCATGCCGACGACTTTTGATCCGAATGTAGAGATTCATGCCAGTGTTGTACGGTGCCGAGTCCTTTGCGTCAGCCTTCACATCAAACTCTACATCCAACTCTTGGTTCTGTCTCCAGAACTCGAAAATCTTCCGTGTGATACTCAGACCAATCGCTTCAAGTTTGGCCTTGGCAGTCTCATAACCTTCTTCGCCCATCAATTCGTGAAGAGTCGTACCTGCAAGTTCAAGCAATCCTTGAGCTGTCCGATCGGCATCGGTGAGTTTCTTCTCAGACTGACGTTGGAGCAGAGACGGCAAGTTGATCTTACCCTCAAGGAGATTGTAGTCATCGAAATACAGGAACTTCGGCAGTGCAGGAGAGATGTATGCACTCCAGATGTATCCTTCGACTAGTCCCCATCCCGAGCCCTTAATAGCACGCTGCTGCCACTGCGATGCAAATACAGTCAGTGTACAGTCTGCTGCAAGATTCAAACCCTCGATCTCAGCTACGACATCCTCAAGGGAGGTTGCTCCCTCGAATACTTCGTCCTTGTGTTCCAGATCACCGAGTGAACCATGTAGAGCACTGAGAACAGAGGCCGAGTCGATTCTGAACCCAATTTTGCTTTTGTTGTCAATTGTTGTCATCCACGTGAATGTGGTGCCACTGAGAACAACATCAGAAC
This is a stretch of genomic DNA from Ignavibacteria bacterium. It encodes these proteins:
- a CDS encoding DUF4209 domain-containing protein; translated protein: MDLRVAPWREAINGIEIESYHDFASAFDSLAERRKEAGAEDEHHSLKLLAALCTMYIKTESLADPFGPMLSGPNGRTMIPDDLSEEELQALEVLLPEIDNHWLKARVADTLWVRQRRRKELALMAMESYVFISDTEIRHSFEAVELKRRALLIARAFDRTAWRRMIDELVARFLEDSTDNVTDKLDLFQLFSGYLEVVEQREEVLDLLIVLGDRALDSKDFILARECWKSIREQYRGQQQHAKENQLTHRIADSFLQEEELQSTQCDKAMVSDYLVRAALAEYTGLPRSYRREHNIEGRIADLRKDLGTIGIEVIRSMGTISSEPMDIAEMVRTTESRIQGQSLDPALFEYARMCYRTNVDATREFAEELVQKHPLRHIMGGMSYSADGRVVAKRDGLNVNDPESYVRAIETETVRHFGLTLGISASGCIVPGLEVLQKEHNISLDFCRRLMSRAALVPHGRTESWAKGMYLGFKGEICEATHILVPQIEHWLRWLLQASGDDTIRRQQDRTDIQLSMETMLSDPMMKEMLNDGLWFELNYYFLSPHGAKLRNNLMHGLIADDEMRTSLFYSFWHMCLRLGVLSLPILEEPSDA
- a CDS encoding TIGR02391 family protein — its product is MSNNDTHAFTAAELESICKIIADTSEGLSGSEIGHLLQDTHIPDPNPTMTKWKWLYNALVGMQYRDQKGNCVLSFISKGMAPARYVGKKELFEERREKLNQILAFHGLKFREDGQFGRGVAAKTLTEAEERVERLRTKLEARGTHQDAIRYCSVLLNHNNHFHAVLEATKSVAEKIRVRSVATGDGASLIDAVFGGTSPLLRINNLVSETDVGEQKGFMNLLKGMFGTFRNPTAHAPQIVWQMSEEDALDLFAMVSYAHRRIDRAMQ
- a CDS encoding AAA family ATPase, with the translated sequence MITLIEAQVSKYKSIEDSTPVPIGGEVTVLVGKNESGKTAFLEALHKALPLDSAQFDYVADYPRKDLVRYRPQHEAGNPQQVVRLTFRIEEELATKINSEVFAGSDVVLSGTTFTWMTTIDNKSKIGFRIDSASVLSALHGSLGDLEHKDEVFEGATSLEDVVAEIEGLNLAADCTLTVFASQWQQRAIKGSGWGLVEGYIWSAYISPALPKFLYFDDYNLLEGKINLPSLLQRQSEKKLTDADRTAQGLLELAGTTLHELMGEEGYETAKAKLEAIGLSITRKIFEFWRQNQELDVEFDVKADAKDSAPYNTGMNLYIRIKSRRHGVTVPFSQRSKGFIWFFSFLVWFDSIQSRAGTTKSLMLLLDEPGLNLHALAQADFLAYIRELSTEHQIIYTTHSPFMVDSSRLDEVRVVEDRVKDGTVVSKELAGSSDESIFPLQAALGYSIAQNLFIAKKNVLVEGPADLIILNHLNTLLEASNKQGLGDAILVPVGGLDKLATFVALLGSNKLKLVVLHDRAATPPQKLEDLVRQKLIERKRVLDFSMFCEPTSQEADVEDLLPTSIYIQAFNNTYADKLGGNTLTLEELGEHPRIVERINRWLKDKKIVLLKDGGFNHYRVAQATLPLLTIDAIGPETLASFEKLFQRIGEVL